A DNA window from Massilia putida contains the following coding sequences:
- a CDS encoding carboxy terminal-processing peptidase: MKKQMLMVALAFAMSAHVVTAQPEKVAVVQTDKAAIVQLKPSVAQTQAALWASRVLARYHYKATPLDDAMSAKIFDAYFKALDSEKLYFTQADIDNFAPVRTKLDDAINNEDLTVPFQIYNVYQQRFFDRMTYARELLKGKFEFNTDETLQIDREKAPWAKNEDEARDLWRKRVKNDWLRLKLAGKDDKSIRETLDKRYEGYQNRLKKLNNEDVFQMFMNAYAMAIEPHTNYLGPRSAENFDIAMRLSLDGIGAVLQSREDYTVIREIVPGGPADKSGKLKVGDRIVGVAQGNGPFTDVMGWRIDDVVQLVRGERNSTVRLDVLPADAGQDGKHVTISLVRQKISMEEQSAKKKIIEVTDNGVKRRIGVIQLPTFYQDFEARRRGDKDFKSATRDVKRILGELKKEKVDNVLIDLRNNGGGSLIEAVELTGLFIDKGPVVQQRSAEGRVEVESDTDAGLAWDGPMGVLINRGSASASEIFAAAIQDYGRGLIIGEPSFGKGTVQTLINLDRFSQDSKLKYGELKMTIAQFFRINGGTTQLRGVTPDIKFPITSDDDNFGESSYENALPWTQIKPATYMPAGDLKELFNPLQKKHDARVAKDRDFLDIEQDIAEALKLRKDNVISLNEAVRRKERENQEAKARLRESRLAGKDNPDEPVSGPGSKELRGKVPTPTNPRKTNVALKGAAGADDGLQGDERSLTAELAAEKAAKNAKDVYLQEAAHILADEAGMLKADTRMASRVMPYLSGMKQNGN; encoded by the coding sequence ATGAAGAAGCAGATGTTGATGGTCGCGCTGGCGTTTGCCATGTCGGCCCACGTGGTCACGGCGCAGCCCGAGAAGGTTGCCGTCGTCCAGACCGACAAGGCCGCCATCGTCCAGCTCAAGCCATCCGTCGCCCAGACCCAGGCCGCGCTTTGGGCGTCGCGCGTGCTCGCGCGCTACCACTACAAGGCCACGCCGCTGGACGACGCGATGTCCGCGAAGATCTTCGACGCCTACTTCAAGGCGCTCGACAGCGAGAAGCTGTACTTCACCCAGGCCGACATCGACAATTTCGCGCCCGTCCGCACCAAGCTCGACGACGCGATCAACAACGAAGACCTGACGGTGCCTTTCCAGATCTACAACGTCTACCAACAGCGCTTCTTCGACCGCATGACCTATGCCCGCGAGCTGTTGAAGGGCAAGTTCGAGTTCAACACGGACGAAACCCTGCAGATCGACCGCGAGAAAGCCCCCTGGGCCAAGAACGAGGACGAGGCGAGGGACTTGTGGCGCAAACGGGTCAAGAACGACTGGCTGCGCCTGAAGCTGGCCGGCAAGGACGACAAATCGATCCGCGAGACGCTCGACAAGCGCTACGAGGGTTACCAGAACCGCCTCAAGAAGCTGAACAACGAAGACGTGTTCCAGATGTTCATGAACGCGTACGCGATGGCGATCGAACCGCACACGAACTACCTGGGCCCGCGTTCGGCCGAGAACTTCGATATCGCCATGCGCCTGTCGCTGGACGGCATCGGCGCCGTGCTGCAGTCGCGCGAGGACTACACCGTGATCCGCGAGATCGTCCCCGGCGGTCCGGCGGATAAATCCGGCAAGCTCAAGGTGGGCGACCGCATCGTCGGCGTCGCGCAGGGCAATGGCCCGTTCACGGACGTGATGGGCTGGCGCATCGACGACGTCGTGCAACTCGTGCGCGGCGAGCGCAATTCGACGGTCCGCCTGGACGTGCTGCCGGCCGACGCCGGCCAGGACGGCAAGCATGTGACCATCTCGCTCGTGCGCCAGAAGATCAGCATGGAAGAGCAGTCGGCCAAGAAGAAGATCATCGAGGTCACGGACAACGGCGTGAAGCGCCGCATCGGCGTGATCCAGTTGCCGACGTTCTACCAGGACTTCGAAGCGCGCCGCCGCGGCGACAAGGATTTCAAGAGCGCGACCCGCGACGTGAAACGCATCCTGGGCGAACTCAAGAAGGAAAAGGTCGACAACGTCCTGATCGACCTGCGCAACAACGGCGGCGGTTCGCTGATCGAGGCCGTCGAACTGACGGGCTTGTTCATCGACAAGGGCCCGGTCGTGCAGCAGCGCAGCGCCGAAGGCCGCGTCGAGGTCGAGAGCGATACGGATGCCGGCCTCGCGTGGGACGGCCCGATGGGTGTGCTGATCAACCGCGGTTCCGCGTCGGCGTCGGAAATCTTCGCCGCCGCGATCCAGGATTACGGCCGCGGCCTGATCATCGGCGAACCAAGCTTCGGCAAGGGCACCGTGCAGACGCTGATCAACCTCGACCGCTTCTCGCAGGACAGCAAGCTGAAGTACGGCGAGCTCAAGATGACGATCGCCCAGTTCTTCCGCATCAACGGCGGGACCACGCAGCTGCGCGGTGTCACCCCGGACATCAAGTTCCCCATCACATCGGATGACGACAACTTCGGCGAATCGTCGTATGAGAACGCGCTGCCGTGGACGCAGATCAAACCGGCGACGTATATGCCCGCTGGCGATCTAAAGGAGCTGTTCAATCCGCTGCAGAAGAAGCACGACGCGCGCGTCGCCAAGGACCGCGACTTCCTCGACATCGAGCAGGACATCGCCGAAGCGCTGAAGCTGCGCAAGGACAATGTGATCTCGCTCAATGAAGCGGTACGCCGCAAGGAACGCGAGAATCAGGAAGCCAAGGCGCGCCTGCGCGAGTCCCGCCTGGCCGGCAAGGACAATCCGGACGAGCCGGTGTCCGGCCCGGGCAGCAAGGAACTGCGCGGCAAGGTGCCGACACCGACGAACCCCAGAAAGACGAATGTCGCGCTGAAAGGCGCGGCGGGTGCCGACGACGGCCTGCAGGGCGACGAACGCAGCCTGACGGCCGAACTGGCCGCCGAGAAGGCCGCGAAGAACGCCAAGGATGTCTATCTGCAGGAAGCGGCGCATATCCTGGCCGACGAGGCCGGCATGCTCAAGGCGGACACGCGGATGGCGTCGCGCGTTATGCCTTACTTGTCAGGAATGAAACAGAATGGCAACTAA
- a CDS encoding acyl-CoA dehydrogenase family protein translates to MDFNFKEEQLQLADALKRWVARDYTFEARRTIVGSAGGTSDAAWSTLAELGLTALPLPAAHGGFDGDAVDMFVVMQELGRGLVVEPYFATMLGAEFLRRGGAHGALLDRVAGGELKLACALGERQSRHDLRDVATRAVQEDGGWRLNGEKKVVLHGAQAGVLIVSARSSGAQRDQDGITLFAIPADAPGVVTRDVRMLDGQRAADVLLRDARVGLDAVVGTAGAGWDILEAAADYGAGLLCAEALGAMDALFAATLDYLKTRQQFGVPIGKFQALQHRMADMYVHLEQARSMALLAAVRLAGEARDGNPEERRRAVAAAKYRVGQAARFVGQQAIQLHGGMGVTDELPASHYFKRLSTIELTLGDCDHHLARFIAQPGFYGDEEAA, encoded by the coding sequence ATGGACTTCAACTTCAAGGAAGAGCAGTTGCAACTGGCGGATGCGCTCAAGCGCTGGGTCGCCCGCGACTATACGTTCGAGGCCCGCCGCACCATCGTCGGTTCCGCCGGCGGCACGTCGGATGCAGCCTGGAGCACGCTCGCGGAGCTTGGCTTGACGGCGCTCCCGCTGCCGGCAGCGCATGGCGGCTTCGATGGCGACGCCGTCGACATGTTCGTCGTGATGCAGGAACTGGGCCGCGGTCTCGTCGTGGAACCGTATTTCGCGACGATGCTCGGCGCCGAGTTCCTGCGCCGCGGCGGCGCGCACGGCGCCTTGCTGGACCGCGTCGCGGGCGGCGAACTGAAACTGGCGTGCGCGCTGGGCGAACGCCAGTCCCGCCACGACCTGCGCGACGTGGCCACGCGCGCCGTGCAGGAAGACGGCGGCTGGCGCCTGAACGGCGAAAAGAAGGTCGTGCTGCATGGCGCGCAGGCCGGCGTCCTGATCGTGTCGGCGCGGAGCAGCGGCGCCCAGCGCGACCAGGACGGCATCACCTTGTTCGCCATCCCGGCCGATGCGCCGGGCGTCGTCACCCGCGACGTGCGCATGCTGGACGGCCAGCGCGCCGCCGACGTGCTGCTGCGCGACGCGCGCGTCGGACTTGACGCCGTGGTCGGCACGGCGGGCGCCGGCTGGGACATCCTGGAAGCGGCGGCGGACTACGGCGCCGGTCTGCTGTGCGCCGAGGCGCTCGGCGCGATGGATGCGCTGTTCGCCGCCACGCTCGATTATCTGAAGACGCGCCAGCAGTTCGGCGTCCCGATCGGCAAGTTTCAGGCGCTGCAGCACCGCATGGCCGACATGTACGTGCATCTGGAGCAGGCCCGTTCGATGGCGCTGCTGGCCGCCGTGCGGCTCGCCGGCGAGGCCCGCGACGGCAACCCTGAAGAACGGCGCCGCGCCGTCGCCGCCGCCAAGTACCGCGTGGGCCAGGCCGCGCGCTTCGTCGGCCAGCAGGCGATCCAGTTGCACGGGGGCATGGGCGTGACGGACGAGCTGCCGGCTTCGCACTATTTCAAGCGCCTGTCGACGATCGAGCTGACGCTGGGCGATTGCGACCACCACCTGGCGCGCTTCATCGCGCAGCCGGGCTTTTACGGCGACGAGGAGGCGGCATGA
- a CDS encoding PEP-CTERM sorting domain-containing protein has protein sequence MSTRYLIAAALLFGSACGAQAEVVSAAAQSGFLSGWTSGNGADVVSSGILSNGVSLVGGAAYGSGNLAEALYQKASASVGQTGAEVKLSYSQGIAGTYLLSTSNAKLAAMLGNGMSVVSTSDGKVVTSGQTGAASVGGTVGGSYAGGGAGAGGTTGSAGNGVHGAPSGNYGNAGNGVHGAPSGNVGNAGNGVHGAPSGNVGNAGNGATVITPAAGGQGGGAIVDLPIPAKNSNGNGGGTDLAQDLPVSLPAAPAAAVPEPSSIALMMAGVLGALGVVRRRKI, from the coding sequence ATGTCAACTCGTTATCTCATCGCGGCGGCTCTCCTGTTCGGGAGCGCATGCGGAGCCCAGGCAGAAGTGGTCTCGGCAGCGGCCCAATCGGGTTTCCTGTCCGGTTGGACCAGCGGCAATGGCGCCGACGTCGTCAGTTCCGGCATCCTGTCGAACGGCGTGAGCCTCGTCGGCGGCGCGGCCTACGGCAGCGGCAACCTGGCCGAGGCGTTGTACCAGAAGGCGAGCGCAAGCGTCGGCCAGACCGGTGCGGAAGTCAAATTGTCGTATTCACAAGGTATCGCAGGTACTTATCTGCTGAGCACCAGTAATGCCAAGCTCGCGGCGATGCTGGGTAACGGCATGTCCGTGGTGTCTACCAGCGACGGCAAGGTCGTCACGTCGGGCCAGACGGGTGCCGCGTCGGTCGGCGGCACGGTCGGCGGTTCCTACGCTGGCGGTGGTGCCGGCGCCGGCGGCACGACGGGCAGTGCCGGCAACGGCGTCCACGGCGCGCCGTCCGGCAACTACGGCAACGCGGGCAACGGCGTCCACGGCGCTCCGTCCGGCAACGTCGGCAACGCGGGCAATGGCGTCCACGGCGCGCCGTCCGGCAACGTCGGCAACGCGGGCAATGGCGCCACGGTCATCACTCCGGCTGCCGGCGGCCAGGGAGGCGGCGCCATCGTCGACCTGCCGATCCCGGCCAAGAACAGCAACGGCAACGGCGGAGGTACCGACCTCGCCCAGGACCTGCCGGTGAGCCTGCCGGCCGCACCGGCCGCCGCCGTGCCGGAACCGTCGTCGATTGCCCTGATGATGGCGGGCGTGCTGGGTGCGCTGGGTGTCGTCCGTCGCCGCAAGATCTGA
- a CDS encoding acyl-CoA dehydrogenase family protein codes for MDLTYTGDDLAFRDQVRAFLEAELPADLRHKVENRLRLHKDDYVRWHRILARQGWVAPGWPREFGGPGWTPVQRHIFDEECARAGTPPVLPFGVNMVAPVIMAFGSQAQKDHYLPRILSCEDWWCQGYSEPGAGSDLASLKTTAVRDGDHYIVNGQKTWTTLAQHADMIFCLVRTDPGVRKQEGISFLLIDMHAPGVTVRPIVMLDEDHEVNEVFFDNVRVPVSNLVGQENKGWTYAKYLLGHERTGIAAVGRSKRELARLKTLARREQKDGRPLLQDPLFAAKVADLEIELMALEMTVLRVLAEAHKAPGPEASVLKVRGTEIQQRLSELMVEAAGPLALPFDPAYLEGEREHSAIDDDFAAPLLPHYFNYRKTSIYGGSNEIQRNIISQMILGL; via the coding sequence ATGGACCTGACCTACACCGGCGACGACCTGGCTTTCCGCGACCAGGTACGCGCCTTCCTCGAGGCCGAGCTGCCGGCCGACCTGCGCCACAAAGTTGAAAATCGCCTGCGCCTGCACAAGGACGACTACGTGCGCTGGCACCGGATCCTGGCGCGCCAGGGTTGGGTCGCGCCCGGTTGGCCGCGCGAGTTCGGCGGGCCGGGGTGGACGCCCGTTCAGCGCCACATCTTCGACGAGGAATGCGCCCGCGCCGGCACGCCGCCTGTCCTGCCGTTCGGCGTGAACATGGTCGCGCCCGTCATCATGGCATTCGGCAGCCAGGCCCAGAAGGACCATTACCTGCCGCGCATCCTCTCGTGCGAGGACTGGTGGTGCCAGGGTTATTCGGAGCCCGGCGCCGGGTCGGACCTTGCATCCCTCAAGACCACCGCCGTGCGCGACGGCGACCACTACATCGTCAACGGCCAGAAGACGTGGACGACCCTGGCGCAGCACGCCGACATGATTTTCTGCCTCGTGCGCACCGACCCGGGCGTGCGCAAGCAGGAGGGCATCTCGTTCCTGCTGATCGACATGCACGCGCCCGGCGTGACCGTCCGTCCGATCGTCATGCTGGACGAAGACCATGAGGTCAACGAGGTCTTTTTCGACAATGTACGCGTCCCGGTGTCTAACCTCGTCGGCCAGGAAAACAAGGGCTGGACGTATGCGAAATATCTGCTGGGCCATGAGCGCACGGGCATCGCGGCCGTCGGCCGCTCCAAGCGCGAACTGGCCCGGCTCAAGACGCTGGCGCGGCGCGAGCAGAAGGATGGCCGGCCGCTGTTGCAGGACCCGTTGTTCGCCGCGAAGGTCGCGGACCTGGAGATCGAGCTGATGGCCCTCGAGATGACCGTGTTGCGCGTGCTGGCGGAAGCACATAAGGCGCCGGGCCCGGAAGCGTCCGTGCTCAAGGTGCGCGGCACCGAGATCCAGCAGCGCCTGTCGGAACTGATGGTGGAGGCGGCCGGTCCGCTGGCGCTGCCGTTCGATCCTGCCTATCTCGAAGGCGAGCGCGAACACAGCGCCATCGACGACGACTTCGCCGCGCCGCTGCTGCCGCATTACTTCAATTACCGCAAGACGTCGATCTACGGCGGGTCGAACGAGATCCAGCGCAACATCATCTCCCAGATGATTCTGGGCCTGTGA
- a CDS encoding diguanylate cyclase domain-containing protein, translated as MSWTDMAVNGRILVVDDAMENIQILHGALQDEHEVLFAMDGPRALEIARTQQPDLILLDAVMPGMDGYAVCKDLLASPETSDIPVIFVTALKSPEDETRALGAGAADFISKPVNAAVVRARVRTQLTVKRQRDALRALILTDALTGVANRRAFDERLDAEWRRCGRAGLPVALILVDIDHFKLYNDHYGHQAGDATLVQFATAMRRAAARSQDLVARYGGEEFAILLPQLDGRGATGVAHRLMTELEHMAIPHEASPTAAHLTASMGIACMVPGEHSMPADLIQVADALLYLAKDEGRNRYRLGGGDCVT; from the coding sequence ATGAGCTGGACCGACATGGCCGTCAACGGCCGCATCCTGGTGGTCGACGATGCGATGGAAAACATCCAGATCCTGCACGGCGCCCTGCAGGACGAGCACGAAGTGCTGTTCGCGATGGACGGTCCGCGCGCGCTCGAGATCGCCCGCACCCAGCAACCCGACCTGATCCTGCTGGACGCCGTCATGCCGGGCATGGACGGTTATGCCGTCTGCAAGGACTTGCTCGCCTCGCCCGAGACGAGCGACATTCCCGTGATCTTCGTGACGGCGCTGAAGTCGCCCGAGGACGAGACGCGCGCGCTGGGCGCCGGCGCCGCGGATTTCATCAGCAAACCGGTCAATGCGGCCGTCGTGCGGGCGCGCGTGCGCACGCAGCTGACCGTCAAGCGCCAGCGCGACGCGCTGCGCGCCCTGATCCTCACCGACGCGCTGACAGGCGTGGCCAACCGCCGCGCCTTCGACGAACGCCTCGACGCCGAATGGCGCCGCTGCGGCCGCGCGGGCCTGCCGGTGGCGCTGATCCTCGTCGACATCGACCACTTCAAGCTGTACAACGACCACTACGGCCACCAGGCCGGCGATGCGACGCTCGTGCAGTTCGCGACGGCGATGCGGCGTGCGGCAGCCCGCTCGCAGGATCTCGTCGCGCGCTACGGCGGCGAGGAATTCGCGATCCTGCTGCCGCAGCTGGATGGCCGCGGCGCGACGGGCGTGGCGCACCGCCTCATGACGGAGCTGGAGCACATGGCCATCCCGCACGAGGCGTCGCCGACGGCCGCGCACCTGACCGCGAGCATGGGCATCGCCTGCATGGTGCCGGGCGAGCACAGCATGCCGGCCGACCTGATCCAGGTGGCAGACGCCCTGCTCTATCTGGCCAAGGACGAGGGACGCAACCGGTACCGGCTGGGCGGCGGCGACTGCGTGACCTGA
- a CDS encoding MaoC family dehydratase, with protein MKDHWYFEDFEPGQDIDLGTRTVTEDEIVAFARQYDPQPFHVDQDAAAASIYGGVIASGWHTCGMMMRLVVDGLLGKSSSMGSPGLDGVRWLAPVRAGDTLNVRYRTVQVKPSASKPDRGVVWSKWVAINQHGETVCTVEGMGMFGRRPGGESRDG; from the coding sequence ATGAAGGACCACTGGTATTTCGAGGATTTCGAGCCGGGCCAGGACATCGACCTCGGCACGCGCACCGTCACGGAAGACGAGATCGTCGCGTTCGCGCGCCAGTACGATCCGCAGCCGTTCCACGTCGACCAGGATGCGGCCGCGGCGTCGATCTACGGCGGCGTCATCGCCAGCGGCTGGCACACGTGCGGCATGATGATGCGGCTCGTCGTCGACGGGCTGCTCGGCAAATCGTCGAGCATGGGTTCGCCCGGCCTGGATGGCGTGCGCTGGCTCGCGCCCGTGCGCGCGGGCGACACCCTCAACGTGCGTTACCGGACGGTGCAGGTGAAGCCGTCGGCGTCGAAGCCGGACCGCGGCGTCGTGTGGTCGAAGTGGGTCGCCATCAACCAGCACGGCGAGACCGTGTGCACGGTGGAAGGCATGGGCATGTTCGGGCGCCGGCCCGGCGGGGAGAGTCGCGATGGCTAA
- a CDS encoding MaoC family dehydratase: protein MAKALHEVTGLDALTALVGTELGRSRWFEVGQDRIATFADATDDHQWIHVDPDRAARESPFGTTVAHGFLTLSLLPSMLADVLAMADAKLVVNYGLNKVRFPAPVPAGSRVRAAIVLAALDEEAGSSQLTLDVTVEREGGTKPVCVAEFLVRRYV from the coding sequence ATGGCTAAGGCTTTGCACGAAGTGACGGGGCTGGATGCCTTGACAGCGCTCGTGGGCACGGAGCTGGGCCGCTCGCGCTGGTTCGAGGTCGGCCAGGACCGCATCGCCACGTTCGCCGACGCCACCGACGATCATCAGTGGATCCACGTCGATCCGGATCGCGCCGCGCGCGAATCGCCGTTCGGCACGACCGTGGCGCACGGCTTCCTGACCTTGTCGCTGCTGCCGTCCATGCTGGCCGACGTGCTCGCGATGGCCGACGCGAAGCTCGTCGTGAATTATGGATTGAACAAGGTGCGCTTTCCCGCGCCCGTGCCGGCCGGCAGCCGCGTGCGCGCGGCGATCGTGCTGGCGGCGCTGGACGAGGAGGCGGGGTCCAGCCAGCTGACGCTCGACGTCACGGTCGAACGCGAGGGCGGGACGAAACCCGTTTGCGTGGCCGAGTTCCTGGTGCGTCGGTATGTCTGA